CAGCACCGATGACCCCACGGCCACGCTCATGAACAGTGTCATGGCCGCGCTACCCCCCATGACCCACGACCGGCTGTCCGCCGGCATGGCCGCCAGAAACCAGGCTCCCAGAAGGGGCATCAGCGCCATCGGTGCAAGGAAATGGGCCGCGCGATTGATCAGTCCTCGCCGTGCTTCCACATCCAGCTCTTTGATCGTGTTGATGACCACGCACGCCACTAGCGACGCCAGCGTCATGGCTACCACCGTACGGAAGAATAAGGACGGCCAGAATGTGGGATTGAAGAAACCCGGCCAGATATGGCCCGATTCGACCCACTGCCCCGGCGTGAGCTGCCACGAGAGGATGCCGTTGATCCAGAACAGGCTGAACCACGCCGCCGCCGTATACAGAATGAGCAGGGTGAGCCGGGCACGATCGCCCAGCACAGTGGCGTATCGATAGAACGCGTAGCCGGCCGTGATCTCCAGGCAGAAGAATGTCCATTCCGTCGCCCAGAGCCAATGGAATTCCTCCACCATCATGCCGATGGTGCGCGGGCTGACTTGTATGGACGTGAACCACATGCCCACGCCGGTGAGCGCTCCAATCACGAAACTGATCAGCACCAGCACCCGGAAGTAGCTGTCCAGCAGTATCCGCGCATTCGGATTGCGCCCGGTCATTGCCAGCCATTGGAAGTAGCACATCAGCGCGCCGCCGCCGATGGCGAACTGCGCGACGAACACATGGAAAATCCCCAGTCCGCCGATAACCATGCCTTTCATCAGCGGGCCGAAGCTGTTGAGCGGGTAGTAGGGAACGTCCACGAGTGAGTTCTCTCCGGGGGGTTTTTGCGCGATGCGCCGCACCGGTTCGACGTCTACATGATGGTAGTGCGCGTCCGAGAACTCGCAACGCACAGGGGTTTGTACCGCCCTCGATCGAGCGCTGCGCATTGTCGCAGCGGTGAGGCCCGTCGCATTCACCGACGACCGATAATCCTCGATGTCGAGCCGGGTGACGCGATCCGACTTCGCCAAGGTCGAGCCCCGCGAAAGTCGATAGCACAAGTGAACGGCATAGATGCTCTGCCCGTGGCGAAGGGGCGATCTCCGCCTGCCCGCCGCCGTTTCGAGCGCGGCCGGTCGTCAGATGGACCACGAAAGGTGTACGCAATGAAGCTGAGAATCGTCCTCGCCGTCTTGATTATCCTGATGGTTTGCCTCGTTGTTGCTCCGGAGACGGCCCGTGGTCAGGGCTCGGCTCAGTTAACCTTCGAGCCGCTCGAAGCCGAGACTGCCGTTCTGTCCGATGACGGCGCCGGAACAACATTGATCACCGTAACCGACGAGGATGAGTCGGTGTTACTGCCGTTGTCCCTGGTCGGCTTCTCGGCCGGCGCAAGCATCGACCTGGCTCGTGCCGGCGCCACGGATTATGACATCGATGTCACCACGGACGAGTTCGCCCTCGTGCTCGGGTTGAACAGTCTGCCTGTGTCCGGCCCAGTGGCTGTCGGCCTGAGCGCCAACGGCCAACTAAC
This genomic interval from Phycisphaerae bacterium contains the following:
- a CDS encoding c-type cytochrome; amino-acid sequence: MRSARSRAVQTPVRCEFSDAHYHHVDVEPVRRIAQKPPGENSLVDVPYYPLNSFGPLMKGMVIGGLGIFHVFVAQFAIGGGALMCYFQWLAMTGRNPNARILLDSYFRVLVLISFVIGALTGVGMWFTSIQVSPRTIGMMVEEFHWLWATEWTFFCLEITAGYAFYRYATVLGDRARLTLLILYTAAAWFSLFWINGILSWQLTPGQWVESGHIWPGFFNPTFWPSLFFRTVVAMTLASLVACVVINTIKELDVEARRGLINRAAHFLAPMALMPLLGAWFLAAMPADSRSWVMGGSAAMTLFMSVAVGSSVLIGGYALIGLIRQKLYINGATATLLCALALAATAGGEYVREGVRKPYTIRQTLFANSITEPEIARLRQLGSVAEDPYPLRDADFYPNDQLRLGAKVFRFQCSVCHTTDGANGLTHLAGTWTTDQKRLNIAKLQHTKPFMPPFAGTPEEVESLVQLIEWMSDGSPKSWPDTTRQAPLMQIQAWLDEAGMKPTIEQVAAAVEHN